One Polaribacter reichenbachii genomic window, CATAAAGTGGTGAATTAATATTTTTGCTGCTTCTGTTAATGCGTCTTTAGGATTAATTGATCCATCAGTATCGATATCGAAAACTAATTTTTCATAATCCGTTTTTTGCTCTACACGATAATTTTCGATTGCATATTTTACATTCTTAATTGGTGTGTAGATAGAATCTGTAAAGATTGTACCAATTGGTGCCGAAGCTTTTTTATTTTCTTCTGCAGGTACAAATCCTCTACCTTTTTCTATGGTAATTTCTGCATTTAATTTTACAGATTTATCCATATTACAAATAACTAAATCTGGGTTTAATACTTGAAAACCAGAAATAAATTTCTGTAAATCTCCAGCAGTAAACTGCTCTTGACCAGATACTGAAACAGATACAGTTTCTCTATCAGTTTCGTCTATTTGTTTCTTAAAACGAACTTGTTTTAAGTTTAAGATAATTTCTGTAACATCTTCTACGATTCCTGGAACTGTAGAAAACTCATGCTCTACACCATCTACTCTTAATGATGTAATTGCAAAACCTTCTAAAGAAGATAATAAAACTCTTCTTAAAGCATTACCCACAGTTAAACCAAAACCTGGTTCTAATGGCCTGAATTCAAATCTACCTGTAAAATCGGTAGATTCAATCATAATTACTTTATCTGGTTTCTGAAAATTTAAAATTGCCATTTGTTTCTTCGTTTTAATTGTTATTTAGTTGCGCGGTTTGTAAGTGTGAAGAAATACGAACTAACCCTTTGGCTAAATACCAATATGATTAAATTATTATTTAGAATATAATTCTACTATTAATTGTTCTTTGATGTTTTCAGGAATCTGTAATCTTTCTGGTGCTTTTACAAAAGTTCCAGATTTAGTATCATTATTCCAAGTTAACCATTCGTAAACAGTACTGTTAGATGCTAATGCATCTTCGATAGCTACTAAAGATTTAGATTTTTCTCTTACAGCAACTACATCACCATCTTTTAAACTATAAGAAGGTATGTTAACGATTTCTCCGTTAACAGTGATGTGTCTGTGAGATACTAATTGACGAGCTCCACTTCTAGAGTTAGAAACACCCATTCTGTAAACAACGTTATCTAAACGAGATTCACATAATTGTAATAAAATCTCACCAGTAATTCCTTGAGAAGCTGATGCTTTTTTAAATAAGTTACTGAATTGACGCTCTAAAATACCATAAGTATATTTAGCTTTCTGCTTCTCCATTAATTGAGTTGCATATTCAGATTTTTTTCCTCTTCTTCTTGCATTTCCATGCTGTCCTGGAGGAAAGTTTCTTTTTTCGAAGTTTTTGTCTTCTCCAAAAATTGCTTCACCAAATTTACGAGCAATTTTAGTTTTTGGTCCTGTATATCTTGCCATTTCTTTTGTGTTATAGATAGGGATTATGAATTAAGGCTTATCCTTCGCTAATCTTTATCCTATCAAGTTAAAATATAATATTTAATGTAATAAGAAGATGCTGAAACTAGTTCAGCATCCAATTTGAATAAAATTCAAATTATACTCTTCTTCTTTTAGGTGGACGACATCCATTATGAGGAATTGGAGTAACATCAATAATTTCTGTTACTTCGATACCTGCATTGTGTAAAGATCTAATAGCAGATTCTCTACCATTTCCAGGTCCTTTTACATAAACTTTTACTTTACGTAAACCTGCTTCTTTTGCAACACCTGCACAGTCTTCTGCTGCTAATTGAGCTGCATAAGGAGTATTCTTTTTAGAACCTCTAAAACCCATTTTACCTGCAGACGACCAAGAAATTACGTCTCCTCTTTTATTTGTTAAAGAAATAATGATGTTATTAAAAGATGCTGTTACGTGAGCCTCACCTATTGCATCAATTATTACTTTACGTTTTTTTGCACTTGCTTTTGCCATAATATTAAATGTTTAGTTATTATGTTTAGTAAATTGTATTATTAAATACGGCACACTAAACCATAACTAGGTTAATCACTAACTTATTTTTTCTTGTTAGCAACAGTTTTTCTCTTACCTTTTCTAGTACGAGAGTTGTTTTTTGTTCTTTGACCTCTTAAAGGTAATCCCATTCTATGACGGATTCCTCTCTGACATCCAATATCCATCAAACGTTTGATGTTTATTTGAACTTCTGAACGTAATTCACCTTCTATGGTAAAAGTACCTACTTGCTCTCTAATTGCTGCGATTTGATCATCAGTCCAATCTTGAACTTTAATACTTTCATCAACTTTTGCGTTAGCTAAAACTTCTTTAGCTCTACTGTTTCCTATACCAAAGATGTAAGTTAAAGCAATAACTCCTCTTTTATTCTTTGGAATATCAATACCTGCTATTCTTGCCATTACCCTTGTCTTTGTTTAAATCTAGGATTTTGTTTATTAATCACATATAATCTACCTTTTCTGCGTACTATTTTGCAGTCGGCACTTCTTTTTTTAACTGATGCTCTAACTTTCATCTGTATATTTTTTTAGTATCTGTAAGTAATTCTTGCTTTTGTTAAATCATAAGGACTCATTTCTAATTTTACCTTATCACCTGGTAATAATTTGATATAATGCATACGCATCTTACCTGAAATGTGAGCCGTTACAATATGTCCGTTTTCTAACTCTACACGAAACATTGCATTAGATAATGCTTCTGTAATTGTTCCATCTTGTTGAATTGCGGGTTGTTTAGCCATTTTACTTATTCGATTTTCTGTTACTATTTCCTGGTTTCATTAAACCATCATAATGACGATTTAATAAATATGAATTTATTTGTTGTAAGGTATCAATTGCAACACCAACCATAATGATTAATGATGTACCACCATAAAACATTGCCCAACTCTGTTGTACACCAAACTGAACTACAACTGCTGGTAAAATAGATAGTGCAGCTAAAAATATAGATCCTGGGAATGTAATTCTAGATAATACAGAATCTAATCTATCTGCAGTGTCTTTACCTGGTCTAATTCCTGGTATAAAACCACCACTTCTTTTTAAATCATCTGCCATTTTATTCGTTGGAATAGTAATAGCTGTATAGAAATAACTAAAAATGATAATTAATAAAGCAAAAATAATGTTATAACCCAATCCATTTATATCTTGTAAACTTGCCATAAATGGAAATTTTTGAGCTAAAGCAACTGGTAAAAACATAATTGCTTGTGCAAAAATAATTGGCATAACACCTGCTGCATTTAATTTCAAAGGAATATAATCTCTTGAACCTGCAACATTTTGAATATTTCCTGCAACTGTTCTTCTGGCATATTGTACTGCAATCTTACGAACAGCAGTAACCAATAATACAGATAATAAAATTACTACAAACCAAACTATGATTTCAATTAAAATCATCATAATACCTCCTGCACCAGCATTTGTTGTTTTAGCAACAAATTCTTGTAAAAATGCTGCAGGAAAGTTAGCGATAATACCAACAGTAATTAATAATGAAATACCATTACCAACTCCTTTATCTGTAATACGCTCTCCTAACCACATAGCAAAAATTGTACCTGCTGTAAGGATAATAATTGATGATACCCAAAAAGTAACTCCTGGTACTAAAAATGCTTCTGGGCCTAAACCAAATTGAGTTTTAATAGCAGTAATATACGTTGGTGCTTGCACCAATGTAATACCAATAGTTAACCATCTCGTTATTTGTGTAATTTTCTTACGTCCACTTTCTCCATCTTTTTGTAGTTTCTGTAAGTAAGGAACCGCAATTCCCATTAACTGAACCACAATAGATGCAGAAATATAAGGCATAATACCAAGTGCCATAACAGACGCTCTAGCAAATGCCCCTCCTGTAAATGCATTCAATAATCCTAAAAGACCACCTGAAGTACTATCTTTTAAAGCTGCTAATTGCAATGGATCGATTCCAGGTAAAGGAACAGATGCCATAAAACGATATACAGCAATTAAACCGATAGTTAGAAGAATTTTGTTTTTTAATTCTTCAATACTAAAAATCTCTTTTAATCTATTAATTAAATTCATCATTTACGGAATCTTATAAAGTTACAGCTTCTCCTCCAGCTGCTTCAATAGCTGCCTTTGCTGATGCTGTATATTTATGTACAGTTATGTTTAATTTAGCTTTTAATTCTCCACCACCTAAAATTTTAATTAGGTCGTTTTTTCCTGCTAATCTATTAGCAATTAAAATATCTAAATCTACTGTATCAGTTATCTTACCACTATCAACTAAAGCTTGTAACTTATCTAAGTTGATACCTTGATATTCTTTACGGTTAATGTTCGTAAAACCAAATTTAGGAACACGTCTTTGAAGTGGCATTTGCCCACCTTCAAAACCGATTTTTCTAGAATAACCTGAACGAGATTTTGCCCCTTTGTGACCTCTTGTAGAAGTACCTCCATGACCAGAACCCTCACCACGTGCGATTCTTTTCTCTTTTTTAACAGATCCTTCTGCTGGTGTTAAGTTGTGTAAACTACTCATTTTAAATATCTTATTTTAATTCCTCTACAGAAACTAAATGTGAAACTTTATTTACCATACCAACAATTGATGGAGTTGCCTCATGCTCAACTGTCTGGTTTAATCTACGTAAACCTAATGCCTCTAAAGTTCTCTTTTGATTCTTAAGACGCCCGATTTGACTTTTTACTTGTGTAACTTTAATTTTTGCCATCGTTCTTAGATTTATCCGTTAAATACTTTTTCTAAAGAAACACCTCTTTGTTTCGCAATTGCAGCAGCACTACGTAATTGTAATAAAGCATCAAAAGTTGCTTTTACTGCATTGTGAGGGTTAGAAGATCCTTGTGATTTAGATAATACATCATGTACACCTACAGATTCTAATACTGCACGAACTGCACCACCAGCAATAACCCCTGTACCAGGAGAAGCAGGTTTGATGAATACTTTTGCTCCACCAAATTTACCTTTTTGTTCGTGAGGTAAAGTACCTTCTAAAATTGGTATTCTTACTAAATTTTTCTTAGCATCTTCTACTGCTTTTGCAATAGCAGAAGAAACATCTTTAGATTTTCCTAATCCGTGACCAACAACACCATTACCATCGCCAACAACAACAATAGCAGAGAAACCAAATGCTCTACCACCCTTTGTTACTTTAGTTACACGTTGTACACCAACTAATCTATCTACAAGCTCTAATCCACTTGGCTTAACTCTTTCTACGTTTTTATAACCTTGCATAATTTCTTAAAATTTTAAACCAGCTTCTCTTGCAGCGTCTGCTAATACTTTAACTCTACCATGGTATAAATAACCATTTCTATCGAAAGCAACTGTTTCTACTCCTGCTTTAACAGCTTTTTCTGCTATTGTTTTACCAACTGCAGTTGCTGCCTCAGCTTTAGTAGCTGCTTTTATATCTCTTGATGAAACTGAAGCTAATGTTACTCCGTTTACATCATCTATTAATTGAGCGTAAATTTCTTTGTTACTTCTATAAACCGATAATCTTGGTTTAGTAGCTGTACCAGAAATAATCTTTCTAATTCTACGCTTAATTCTAGCTCTTCTCTGTAATTTTGATAATGCCATAGTGCTATATCTTATGCAGATTTACCTGCTTTTCTTCTTAATACTTCACCAACAAACTTCACACCTTTACCTTTATATGGCTCTGGAGCTCTGAAAGAACGAATCTTTGCAGCAACTTGACCTACTAATTGTTTGTCAAATGAAGATAATTTAATGATTGGGTTTTTCCCTTTCTCTGATACAGTTTCAACTTTTACTTCTGGAGCTAAGTTTAAAACAATATTATGAGAGAAACCTAAAGCTAAATCTAATTTTTGTCCTTGATTAGAGGCTCTATAACCTACACCAACCAATTCTAATTCTTTAGTCCATCCTTTAGAAACACCTTCAATCATATTAGCGATTAAAGCTCTCATTAAACCATGTTGTGCTTTATGGTCTTTACTTTCTGATGCTCTCTCTAAAGTGATAGTTGCATCTTCTATTTTCACTGAAATTCCGTTAGAAATAGTTTGAGATAACTCGCCTAATTTCCCTTTAACAGTGATTACGTTTTCTTTAATGTTTACATCTACACCTTGTGTGATGCTAACTGGGTTTTTTCCAATTCTACTCATCTTTCAAGATTTAATAAACGTAACATAAAACTTCTCCTCCAACATTTTCTTGACGTGCTTTTTTGTTTGTCATTACACCTTTAGATGTAGAAACAATAGCAATTCCAAGTCCGTTTAAAACTCTTGGCATCTCTGCAGAACCAACATACTTACGTAAACCTGGTGTACTGATTCGTTGAATTTTTCTAATTACTGACTCTTTTGTGTCTCTGTCATATTTTAAAGCTATCTTAATAGTTCCTTGCACCTTATTGTCATTGAACTGGTAACTTAAAATATACCCTTGATCGAACAAAATTTTAGTCATTGCCTTCTTCAAATTAGAAGCTGGCACTTCTACTACTCTGTGTCCTGCTGCGATTGCATTTCTTACTCTTGTAAGAAAATCCGCGATTGGATCTGTATACATATTAATATAAAATTGCGATTACGGTTTTCAATTACCTCTATTTATGCTACAGATTTCACTGTGATAAATGAACCTATAATCAGTTAAAATTCTTATACTCAAAAAAAATAGAGCGTGCAAAGATACACATTCTATTTTTATTTTTAAGCTTTATTTAAAATTTCTACCAACTTGCTTTTTTAACACCTGGTATTAATCCTTGATTTGCCATTTCACGAAACGTTACACGAGATATACCAAATTGTCTCATATATCCCTTTGGACGGCCAGTTAACTTACATCTATTATGCATTCTTACTGGTGATGCATTTTTTGGTAATTTTTGCAATGCTTCATAGTCTCCAGCTTCTTTTAAAGCTTTTCTCTTTTCTGCATATTTTGCAACTGTTTTTGCTCTTTTACGTTCGCGAGCTTTCATTGATTCTTTAGCCATTTCTTAATTTTTTTTGAATGGTAAACCTAATTCTCCTAATAATGACTTTGCTTCCTTATCAGTATTTGCAGATGTTACAAATGTAATATCCATACCGTTAATTTTCTTAACTTGGTCAATATTTATTTCTGGGTAGATGATTTGTTCAGTAATACCTAAATTGTAATTACCTCTCCCATCAAATCCATTAGCTTTTATACCGTTAAAATCTCTAACACGTGGTAAAGATGCAGTAACTAATCTATCTAAAAATTCGTACATTTTATCACCTCTTAACGTAACTTTTACACCAATTGGCATTCCTTTACGTAATTTAAATGATGCAACATCTTTTTTAGACATCGTAGAAATTGCTTTTTGACCAGTAATTTTAGTCAATTCTTCTACAGCATAATCTATTAATTTCTTATCTGCAATAGCAGCACCAACTCCTTTAGAAACAACAATCTTTTCTAATTTAGGCACTTGCATTACATTCTTATAACTGAATTCTTCAGTAAGAGTTTTCATAACTCTTTCTTTGTATTCTGCTTTTAATCTTGGTACGTAACTCATGATTACTACTATTTTTTAGTTTTTTTAGAGATTCTAGTTTTAGTATCTCCATCAACATTATAACCAACTCTTACAGCAACACCTTCTTCTACTAACATAACGTTAGAGATGTGTAAAGATGCTTCTTTTTTTACAATACCACCTTGAGGATTTTGAGCACTAGGTTTTGTATGCTTAGATACTAAGTTTACACCTTCTACTAATACTCTATCTTTATCCTTGATAATTTGTAAAACTTTACCTTCAGATCCTTTGTTGTCTCCTGCAATTACTTTTACAGTATCTCCTGATTTTAATTTGAACTTCTTCATCTTATATAACGATTTAAAGCACTTCAGGTGCTAATGATACTATTTTCATGAATTGTTTCTCACGAAGTTCACGAGCTACAGGACCAAATACACGTGTTCCTCTCATTTCCTCAGTAGGATTTAAAAGTACACAAGCATTATCATCAAATCTAATGTATGATCCATCTTTACGTCTAACTTCTTTTTTTGTTCTTACAACAACTGCTCTAGATACTTGACCTTTTTTTACAGTTCCGTTAGGAGTTGCAGCTTTTACTGATACAACAATTTTGTCTCCAATACTTGCGTAACGTTTTTTTGTTCCTCCTAAAACTCTAATTACTAAAACTTCTTTAGCTCCAGTATTATCTGCTACTTTTAATCTTGATTCTGTCTGTAACATATTATTTAGCTCTTTCTAGGATTTCTACTAATCTCCAACGTTTAGATTTACTCATAGGTCTAGTTTCCATTATCCTTACAGTATCTCCTTCGTTGCAATCATTCTGTTCGTCGTGTGCAACATACTTTTTCGTTTTTAAAACGAATTTACCGTACATTGGGTGCTTAACTCTTTTAGTTTCAGATACAACAATAGATTTCTCCATTTTGCTACTAGAAACAACACCAATTCTCTCTTTTCTAAGATTTCTTTTTTCCATCTTTAAAACTGACTATAGAATTATTGTAATTCTCTTTTTGTTAATTCTGTTGCAATTCTTGCTACAGTTCTTCTTAAGCTTCTCAATTGCAATGGGTTCTCCATTGGAGTTATTGCGTGAGCCATCTTAAGATCGGTATAATTCTTTTGCAACGCTCCCAACTTCTCATTAAGATCTGCTGTAGATAATTCTTTAATTTCTGATTGTTTCATTTTATTTAGAATTATGCGTTAATATCAAAATCTCTTGCTATTACAAACTTCGTTTTTACTGGAAGTTTCTGAGCTGCTAAACGTAAAGCTTCTTTTGCTACGTGCATTGGTACACCACCAACTTCAAACAAAATTCTACCTGGCTTAATAACTGCAACAAAATGATCTGGTGCTCCTTTACCCTTACCCATACGTACCTCTAAAGGTTTTTTGGTAATAGGTTTATCTGGAAATATTTTAATCCATAATTGACCTTCTCTTTTCATATGACGAGTTGCTGCAATACGAGCTGCCTCTATCTGACGAGAAGTTAATAAGTTCTGATCTATGGATTTAATACCAAACATCCCATTAGAAAGTTGATTTCCTCTTTGAGAATTACCAGACATATTTCCCTTGCCTTTCTGTACCTTACGGTATTTTACTCTTTTTGGCTGTAACATTTTTAATTTCTAATTTTAAAAATTATTTTCTTCTACGAGGTCCACGTTTAGATCTGTCACCACCTTTACCACCTTGCTTTTTAGACAAGCCAACTAATGGAGATAATTCTCTTTTACCATAAACTTCACCCTTCATGATCCATACTTTTATACCTAATCTTCCATAAGTAGTATGAGCCTCTACAAGTGCATAATCAATATCAGCTCTAAAAGTAGATAGAGGAATTCTACCTTCTTTAAAATGTTCTGAACGCGCCATCTCTGCACCATTTAAACGACCTGAAATTTGGATTTTAATCCCTTCAGCATTCATTCTCATTGTTGCTTGAATAGCCATTTTGATAGCTCTCTTATAAGAAATTCTATTTTCAATTTGACGTGCTACACTAGTTGCAACTAATTTTGCATCTAATTCTGGACGTTTAATTTCAAAAATATTAATTTGAACTTCTTTACCAGTAATTTTCTTAAGCTCTTCTTTTAACTTGTCTACCTCTTGACCTCCTTTACCAATAATGATACCTGGACGTGCAGTAGTGATAGTAACGGTTACAAGTTTAAGTGTACGCTCTATAATTACTCTAGAAACACTTGCTTTAGATAACCTAGCATTAATATACTTTCTTATCTTATCATCTTCAGCAATTTTATCTCCGTAGTCATTTCCACCATACCAGTTAGATTCCCAACCTCTGATGATTCCTAAACGATTTCCTATTGGATTAGTTTTTTGTCCCATTTCTACTTTGATTAATTACTTAAATTTTTGCTACCTAACTCTAAAGTAACGTGATTAGAACGCTTACGAATTCTATGAGCACGACCTTGTGGAGCTGGTCTTAATCTTTTTAACATTCCTGCGCTATCTACACAAATAGATTTCACATATAAACCTGCGTCTTCTATAGTTGCATCTTCATTTTTAGCTTGCCAGTTTGCAATTGCAGACAATAACAATTTTTCTAAATTAATAGATGCTTCTTTAGGGCTAAACTTTAAGATTTGTAAAGCTTTTTCAACTTCTACTCCTCTTACTTGATCTGCTACTAAACGCATTTTTCTTGGTGATGTAGGACAGTTAGTAAGCTTAGCGAAAGCACGTTGCTTTCTATCTGCTTTTAACTGATCTGCCATATTTTTTTTACGAACTCCCATTTCCTACTATTTTTTTCCTTTATTTTTTGCACCAGCGTGTCCTCTAAAAGAACGAGTTGGTGAAAATTCGCCTAATTTATGCCCTACCATGTTTTCTGTAACATATACTGGTACAAACTGACGTCCATTATGAACAGCAATAGTTTGTCCTACAAAATCTGGAGTAATCATACTTGCTCTAGACCAAGTTTTGATTACAGTTTTGTTACCAGCTTCTACATTAGCTAACACTTTTTTCTCTAACTTATAGTGAACGTAAGGTCCTTTTTTTAATGATCTTGCCATAACTTATTATTTCTTTCTACGTTCTATAATATACTTATTACTAGCTTTAGTCTTAGACCTAGTTTTAAATCCTTTAGCAGGAATACCATTTCTAGATCTTGGATGACCTCCAGAAGAACGTCCTTCACCACCACCCATTGGGTGATCGACTGGATTCATTCTTACAGCGTTAACTCTTGGTCTTCTACCTAACCATCTTCTTCTACCTGCTTTACCAGATACTAATAATTGATGATCTGAGTTAGATACAACTCCTATAGTAGCAGAACAAGTTAAAAGAATTAATCTTGTTTCACCAGAAGGTAACTTAACTGTTGCATATTTACCATCTCTTGCCATTAATTGAGCAAAAGAACCAGCAGAACGAGCCATAACAGCTCCTTGACCTGGGTGTAATTCTATACAAGAAATTGTAGTTCCTAAAGGAATTTCACTTAAAGGCATAGCATTTCCAATTTCTGGAGAAACACCACTACCTGATACAATAGTCTGACCTACTTTTAAACCGTTCTGAGCAATTACATAACGTTTTTCACCATCAGCATAACTAAGTAAAGCAATAAATGCAGTACGATTCGGATCGTACTCTATAGTTTTAACCGTTGCAGGCATATCATTCTTATCTCTTTTAAAATCGATAATACGATATCTTTGTTTATGACCTCCTCCAATATTACGAGTTGTCATTCTACCTTGATTGTTTCGACCTCCAGATCTTTTTTTCGGTGCCAATAATGACTTTTCCGGCTTATCAGTTGTTATGGTGTCGAACCCATTTACAACTCTAAAACGCTGACCTGGTGTTATTGGTTTTAATTTTCTAACTGACATTCTGTCTTTTCTTAAAGATTGTTATAAAAATCAATACTTTCTCCTTCTGCTAACTGCACAATCGCTTTTTTATATCCACTCTTAACACCAGTTACTAAACCTTTTTTAGTAAACTTAGTATTTCTTTGAATAGGATAATTTAAAGTTTTTACGCTTGATATAGAAACTCCATAAGTTGCTTCAACAGCATCTTTAATTTCTATTTTATTAGCTTTTTTATCTACTACAAATGTATAACGATTATATAATTCACTATCGTTTGTAGCTTTTTCCGTAATAATAGGTTTAATTAAAATACTCATATCCCTATTTGCTTAAATTTGAGTTAATTCCTTCTAAAGAACTTTCAGTAATAACAACTTTATTAGCATTTAAAACACCATAAGTATTAATTTCTGAAGCTTTTACTACTTTAGAATTTTTTAAATTACGTGATGATAAATACACATTTGCATTATCATTACCTAAAACAAATAAAGATTTTTTAGTATCTAATTCTAATGCTTTTAAAACATCTACAAAGTTCTTAGTCTTTGGAGTCTCAAAATTTAAATCTTCGATTACTACTAAATTCTTATCATTTGCTTGAATACTTAAAGCAGACTTACGTGCTAAACGCTTTAAATTCTTATTCAATTTAAAAGAATAATTTCTTGGTCTTGGCCCGAACATACGACCTCCACCTCTAAAAACACCAGACTTGATAGAACCTGCTCTTGCAGTACCAGTTCCTTTTTGTTTTTTAATCTTTCTTGTAGAACCAGTTATTTCTGCTCTTTCTTTAGATTTATGAGTTCCCTGACGTTGGTTAGCCAAGTATTGTTTAACATCTAAATAAATTGCATGATCATTAGGCTCAATACCAAATACATCATTAGAAAGCTCAACCTTTCTACCTGTATCTTTTCCTGTAATATCTAAAACTGCTAATTCCATTATTTCTGAATAGTTACAAAAGCATTTTTGTGTCCAGGAATAGCTCCTTTAACAACAAGTAAGTTCTTTTCAGCAACTACTTTTAATACCTTTAAGTTTTGTACTTTCACTTTTTCTCCACCCATTCTACCTGCCATACGCATTCCTTTGAATACTCTTGCAGGATAAGAAGCAGCACCAATTGAACCAGGAGCTCTTAAACGGTTATGCTGACCGTGAGTTGCTTGACCAACTCCACCAAAACCGTGACGTTTTACAACACCTTGAAAACCTTTACCTTTAGACAAACCTGATACATCAACGAATTCGCCTTCTTCAAAATGATCTACTGTAATAGCATCTCCTAATTTATACTCCTCTTCAAACCCTTGGAATTCAACGACTTTTTTCTTAGCAGTGGTGCCAGCTTTTTTAAAGTGACCATCTAACGCTTTGTTAGAACTCTTCGCCTTTTTGTCATCGAAACCAAGTTGCAACGCATTGTATCCGTCAACCTCTTCGGTTCTGACTTGGGTAAC contains:
- the rplE gene encoding 50S ribosomal protein L5 — its product is MSYVPRLKAEYKERVMKTLTEEFSYKNVMQVPKLEKIVVSKGVGAAIADKKLIDYAVEELTKITGQKAISTMSKKDVASFKLRKGMPIGVKVTLRGDKMYEFLDRLVTASLPRVRDFNGIKANGFDGRGNYNLGITEQIIYPEINIDQVKKINGMDITFVTSANTDKEAKSLLGELGLPFKKN
- the rplX gene encoding 50S ribosomal protein L24, with product MKKFKLKSGDTVKVIAGDNKGSEGKVLQIIKDKDRVLVEGVNLVSKHTKPSAQNPQGGIVKKEASLHISNVMLVEEGVAVRVGYNVDGDTKTRISKKTKK
- the rplN gene encoding 50S ribosomal protein L14, whose translation is MLQTESRLKVADNTGAKEVLVIRVLGGTKKRYASIGDKIVVSVKAATPNGTVKKGQVSRAVVVRTKKEVRRKDGSYIRFDDNACVLLNPTEEMRGTRVFGPVARELREKQFMKIVSLAPEVL
- the rpsQ gene encoding 30S ribosomal protein S17, producing MEKRNLRKERIGVVSSSKMEKSIVVSETKRVKHPMYGKFVLKTKKYVAHDEQNDCNEGDTVRIMETRPMSKSKRWRLVEILERAK
- the rpmC gene encoding 50S ribosomal protein L29 — its product is MKQSEIKELSTADLNEKLGALQKNYTDLKMAHAITPMENPLQLRSLRRTVARIATELTKRELQ
- the rplP gene encoding 50S ribosomal protein L16 — encoded protein: MLQPKRVKYRKVQKGKGNMSGNSQRGNQLSNGMFGIKSIDQNLLTSRQIEAARIAATRHMKREGQLWIKIFPDKPITKKPLEVRMGKGKGAPDHFVAVIKPGRILFEVGGVPMHVAKEALRLAAQKLPVKTKFVIARDFDINA
- the rpsC gene encoding 30S ribosomal protein S3, translating into MGQKTNPIGNRLGIIRGWESNWYGGNDYGDKIAEDDKIRKYINARLSKASVSRVIIERTLKLVTVTITTARPGIIIGKGGQEVDKLKEELKKITGKEVQINIFEIKRPELDAKLVATSVARQIENRISYKRAIKMAIQATMRMNAEGIKIQISGRLNGAEMARSEHFKEGRIPLSTFRADIDYALVEAHTTYGRLGIKVWIMKGEVYGKRELSPLVGLSKKQGGKGGDRSKRGPRRRK
- the rplV gene encoding 50S ribosomal protein L22, coding for MGVRKKNMADQLKADRKQRAFAKLTNCPTSPRKMRLVADQVRGVEVEKALQILKFSPKEASINLEKLLLSAIANWQAKNEDATIEDAGLYVKSICVDSAGMLKRLRPAPQGRAHRIRKRSNHVTLELGSKNLSN
- the rpsS gene encoding 30S ribosomal protein S19, whose protein sequence is MARSLKKGPYVHYKLEKKVLANVEAGNKTVIKTWSRASMITPDFVGQTIAVHNGRQFVPVYVTENMVGHKLGEFSPTRSFRGHAGAKNKGKK
- the rplB gene encoding 50S ribosomal protein L2 → MSVRKLKPITPGQRFRVVNGFDTITTDKPEKSLLAPKKRSGGRNNQGRMTTRNIGGGHKQRYRIIDFKRDKNDMPATVKTIEYDPNRTAFIALLSYADGEKRYVIAQNGLKVGQTIVSGSGVSPEIGNAMPLSEIPLGTTISCIELHPGQGAVMARSAGSFAQLMARDGKYATVKLPSGETRLILLTCSATIGVVSNSDHQLLVSGKAGRRRWLGRRPRVNAVRMNPVDHPMGGGEGRSSGGHPRSRNGIPAKGFKTRSKTKASNKYIIERRKK
- the rplW gene encoding 50S ribosomal protein L23, which gives rise to MSILIKPIITEKATNDSELYNRYTFVVDKKANKIEIKDAVEATYGVSISSVKTLNYPIQRNTKFTKKGLVTGVKSGYKKAIVQLAEGESIDFYNNL
- the rplD gene encoding 50S ribosomal protein L4, which codes for MELAVLDITGKDTGRKVELSNDVFGIEPNDHAIYLDVKQYLANQRQGTHKSKERAEITGSTRKIKKQKGTGTARAGSIKSGVFRGGGRMFGPRPRNYSFKLNKNLKRLARKSALSIQANDKNLVVIEDLNFETPKTKNFVDVLKALELDTKKSLFVLGNDNANVYLSSRNLKNSKVVKASEINTYGVLNANKVVITESSLEGINSNLSK
- the rplC gene encoding 50S ribosomal protein L3, which translates into the protein MSGLIGRKIGMTSLFDENGKNIPCTVIEAGPCVVTQVRTEEVDGYNALQLGFDDKKAKSSNKALDGHFKKAGTTAKKKVVEFQGFEEEYKLGDAITVDHFEEGEFVDVSGLSKGKGFQGVVKRHGFGGVGQATHGQHNRLRAPGSIGAASYPARVFKGMRMAGRMGGEKVKVQNLKVLKVVAEKNLLVVKGAIPGHKNAFVTIQK